The stretch of DNA attcactTCAGTTAGGGGATCCCTCATTCACGCAGTTGGGACATCGGTGGTTGTTCTGTTAAGATTGgataatctaaaaaaatgcagattttatttttatttttataatttcaaatactGCGTATGAATTTGGACTCTTTGATGTCTCTGACTGTGTGACTGTGGAGAAAAAGAATGAGATGAGGGTAAAGTTGGAAAAAAGTGGAAAAAATGCATCTCTCTATAACTTTCTTTGCTGCCAAGCAAGCAAAGAAAAAAGGCACGGGatcaataatttttcttttattttttttttctgccaaatcaaacaaaagagATGTGCTAGTCGGGGTGAAAATAGACCAAAATGTCTTATGAAAATCTTTAGTCTAACTCATCAAATGGTATAACCAGGGGATTGAACACGTAATGTGAGATCTAATTCAGCTCTCTATTTATATTTAAGCCCTCTTAGATCAATGTGGATAAATAAAATGATCAGTCACATATAGCATCTGTTTGATACTGGTGTCAAGTTTCTCAAAAGCACGGTGGTTTTAGACGTTGAAGcaaaagcttgatcttgttgCTTCAGCACAGTGAAAAGGCCAGTTGGACGCGAGTTTGCAGTAGGAAACACGGAACTAAGTATGCCATTAGTTAACTCAAACAATCGGTTATATGGTCTAATAAATTGACCATTGGTTATACTGTTTGAAGGTAGAAAAAATGAGCTTCATATTAATTTTTGAGTTGATAAATCCATGTAAATTATTTCCTAAAGAATctaaaaaggttttttttttctttctttttggtaTAAGAATCAACAAAGGAATTTGTATTCCACATGAGGAAATTAGTGGAGTGGCCTCATAGGTTATCACAATAGTTCAAAAGGTTGATAATAATAGAGATTATAAACCACAGGCTTTGATCAAATAACTAGCATAAATCTGAGATGCTTTTATTCATTGTAGAAAGATTACAATGTTTTAGCCTAATATTCAATACGTTAGATTACTTTGTAATGATAATTGAACATATATAAATCAATACCTTGTCAAGCTTGAATACATGTTAATGGTGGAATGTGGAAACTCCACTGTTAGGATTTGGCAATCGACAAAGCTTGAATTTGGGGTTATTGTATATGAAATGTATGGTTGACTGTTTGTGCAGTTGAAATCATATATAAGCTGGAAGttgagttttttatttattttttctttcatagataacatgtttttaaaaatcaattggTTGAACCTTGCCTTCATGATAAGTAATTGCATGTATGATTATTATAGTAAAATTTTCATTATTAGTTTTAGTCTTGTGAATATGTGCTTAAATATGGTTGTACTCGGTGACGCCCTTATAATCTGAAGTTTGTTCGGGAGATTAGTGAAGTTAGTTTACTCCCTAAGATAGGatttattaacttattttgaGTGAATTTGGTGAATTGTTTTTTAAGGGTTGGAGGTAAAGTACGACCAGTCTCATATATCTGATATAAAATTTGGTTGCTATACGGTTTCCTTTTGAATTGTTTGATCAAAATACTCTTCTATGTAAAAATTAGTTCAAAATATAGTTTTGGCCTTTATTCTtacaaatatttattgtttgCTGATCAATACACATTTTACAGCTGTCCTGACATCCATACTCTGTCTATTCTATGTCCTGTGTGCTGCTAGTCAGTTTTCTATTTGTAGATCTCGCTGAATAATGTGTTTGGGGTTTTGTACAGATGGCTGGAGAGGTGAAATGCCACAAGTATAGTCGACGACGCCCTGAAGATGGATGGACTTTTACTGTAGAGAAAATGGGATCCCGGGGGAAGCGTGGAGGTGGTGGGGGCTGGAAATTTGTTAGCATGCCTGATGGATCGACCCGACCACTGAATGAGATGGAGAAAATGTATGTGAGACGAGAGACTCCGCGCCCGCGACGAAGGATCCTTCCTTGattacattttttgtttgttttgactAGCTGTTAACATTAGAATTTTTTAGTTCATTGCATCCAATGGTTTGAGATATGCAAATGTATTGTTATTTGTTTATCCTTTTTTGGGGGGTTGAGTTATCCAATCTTTTAACTAATCCTTTTCTCAAGTTATGCACAATGATGTCAATAATTAAGATCCTCTTTGTTGTCAAGAAAAAGGTAACTACCACTAATTAAGATCCTTTGCTAGCATGCTTATGTTCAATTTATTTGAGAAAATgtgaaaactatatatatatttgccacTTCAGTTATCAAGGGTGCTTAAAGCCATGCTTTTTACAAACTGAGTTATGTTcacatgataaaaataaataaattaacgtCTTTATTTCACTCTACATAAGagttgttacaaataaaagttaataaagCTCTACATCTAGCTAAAATAGAACCGCTTCGTGTCATCTGGAACAGCTGAACTGAACGAATCCACTACTCCTTTGAGTTCGAGCAGAACACAACTTGCTCGAAAGCTAATTCTCAAACCCTCTCTATTGATGCTAAAATGCCTAAGGCTACTCCAAGTTCATTCTCATGATGATTGGTTGCAGACTTGCAGCCACAAGGTATTCGCTCCCATGAGCATACCAAATTCACCGAGAAAGCAAATTCCAATCTCCACTCAATTATGATCCTCCAAGAATGAGGCATCAATGTTACATTTGATAAAATTATGGAGAGGATACTGCCATTTTGTTAGGTCCTGGTTCATCAGTTATCTCGATGTGTCCTAAACATCAACTTGTCATGCATTTCTCCACTGCAAAAACATTTGTCTCTTTGAAATGTGAATGATGTTTGTTGTCCCAAGTTGATGAATTCATGCTGCCCAAGAAGCTCCAAAGTATCATCGCAAACATACATTTCTTTTACCATGTTATGGATGTGAAATTTCCACATGTTAACGGAGAGGCATAAAAGAATGGTCCTCTCCTCTCAACTGAGTTTTTTTATACATAGAGTAAACAATCGAACCTTTAAACACTTACTTGAAGAACCAGTATTTTTATTACTTGgaccaattttttgtttttttgactaattctTTATTGACAGGCAAACATATTGTCATCGTGGATTAgtagttaaaaatatttaaaattttaaagacaATATAAGTAGTTGTTTAAAAGTATAAGATAATGTCCATCCACATTTTTACGATTGAAATAATGACTTATTAACACTGGCTTGattataacaacaaaaataaagatattaCTAATATTAAACCGATCTTAATCATGTCATTATTTTAGCCGTAAAGACTACAAAGGTtgtattttttacttttaaagagTATATTGTTAACAATCactaaaatttttaataattttaatcactAGTCCACAATAATCCACTTACAAAAATATTCCAACACATACTCGCCTACAGGAGCaaataacatttattttaaaataattattttctaaattaaattcttcTCTATTGTGAAACTGGTCATAGAAGTATAAGAGAGGTGCAAATAATGTTGTAAAATAAGAACTAATCAATTCGGCCCAAACCAAACCAAAGCCCATCACAGGTTTCTCGTTCCCTTATACAACACTGCAAAATCTAGGGTTTCATTTCGAACGTGAACGGCGATTCAGCGGTGAGAGCGTAACGAAGAAGAACCGAAAATGGTGAAATTCTTGAAGCCAAACAAGGCGGTGATCATCCTCCAAGGCCGTTACGCCGGGAAGAAAGCCGTAATCGTGAAGAATTTCGACGACGGAACTCGCGAACGTGCTTATGGCCACGCTTTAGTTACTGGAATAAAGAAATATCCAGCAAAGGTTATCAAGAAAGATTCAGCGAAGAAAACTGCTAAGAAATCGCGTGTGAAAGCTTTTGTGAAGCTTGTGAATTATCAACATCTTATGCCAACTCGTTACACTCTTGATGTTGATCTTAAAGAAGTTGTTACTGTTGATGTTCTTCAGAGTAAGGATAAGAAAGTTACAGCTTTGAAGGAGGCGAAGAAGAGGTTTGAAGAAAGGTTTAAGACTGGGAAGAATCGTTGGTTTTTCACTAAGCTCAGGTTTTGAGTTTGTTTCTTTGAATTGGAATCAGTTTTAATTGttcttttgtattttggattttgTTGGCACTGTTATTTTTACAACTGTTCTATCTATGTTGAGGATTATGTTGAGGattttatattggtttttgttttgttgagttGATTTATGTTTGTGTTAATTAGTTGTTTGATTTTGGGTTATTTGAATCCTTAATATGTGATTTGGAGTAAATCGAATCCTGCCAATGCCATAGGATTAGGTAATTTGTTTGTAACAATTTTGGTAAAAATTGTTAAATGTGTTGGAGGTAAAGGAAAATCTTAGTTGTCCGTCAAGGGGCCGGGGTTCTAACCTGGTTATCCCACTTATCCTCCTTatgggtggaatttctagccaccagactctttgacaaaataaaaaaggaaaaacttaGTTCAGTGTTGTCTTCAActggttttgttttttcaatattGGTGAACTTGTTTTTAGATGTTGCTACAAGGATACTCTTTTGTTGGAATGAATTTTTTTGATATAAGTGTTTTAGTCCAATAGTTGGACTTTGTTTTAATCCCTTAGGTATGAATCATCATCATATGATTAAAAACACATATCATTGATTATAACATCATTTAATGGTACTTGATCCTAGAGGCGATCTTTTGTGGTGGTTTGAAGCAACATTCAGGCTGTCAAAGTCTTATTTCTGCGTTTCTGTGATGGTCGTGATGTTTGAATTGGCTTCTTTATAAAGTATCCTAGTTTAGTTTCTGGTAGTGAGGTTTGGATACCTCTTGTACATCGCATAGCTTACCTCTTCGATGTTCTGCCTGTTATTGTTCATCTGTCATGGAGGAGACTTCTTGCTCTTCCAGAGGTTCAACTTCAATTCTTTTGCGCAATCCGTGGCTTCTTAGTGCATCTCAAAATCCTTGTCCGTGAGGACTGTTCATGGTTTAGTTCAGCAAAAAACCGAACTGGACTTGAGGTTTTCTTTAACCTGTTTTTAAGGTTGTCTTTAACCTGTTTTTAACTATTACCCGAATCGATTGAACTGAACTGTTTTTCATGGTTAACCAAACTtaacacctttttttttttcttttcttttttaccatttttttactattttttagaaaattcaaacatacacTAAGGTACTGTTtggcttagttttttttttcctctactTTTTCCTTAGAAGTAAGAAACTAGgccaaataataattttttatattatttctagctttatgGTTAAAATAGCTTTTACACCTAaaaaaaagttgggccaaacgatacctattaattaatttatgtgaACTGGAAATACTGATTTATAGACTTGGGAATTCTATTTTGGTACATAAGCAAAAACTGCACAAAATTTGATTGTGTATACATATGCATATTTGAATCTTGAActaagttataaaaaaaaattgtcaaaactCGGCTATATCCTTGTCAAAACCGAAAATATATTCTGTTATGAGAGCAATCTGCACATCAAAGAGCAGTTATAGGGAAAAAGTCAAGCATTTGTTTTTACTTATATTCAAAAACTGAGCGAGTACTATGTTGTAGTTGCGACTTgcaatattttcatttattcagTGATATTCATGCTCTAGATATTACTCAATTACTAGATTATACATATCCATGGATTGAAAAATGTCTGTCAACAAGGATTATTTGGTCTGCAAGCAATGCATACTAAAACTTGAATTATTTGCATTGACTAAACAACAATTAgccaaaaatttcaaaagattatTGGTTGAAGATTTCTGTTGAATACAGTgattaaaactattttacaaagAAATGTGGTTATATTGGTTGAAGATATCTCTTGATAGAAGCAAAAGAGTGAGCAAAAACCATTTGTTTAAGAAAACTCAGAATTGAGCAAAAACTCATGTTTAAGAAAACTCATAATCGAAAATCAGAATCGAAACTGCAAACCCAGAATCGGAACAAGCAAAAACAGCAATAACAAGCAATAACAGTTTTTAAGTTGAGTTTGCAGTTTGGTTATCAACAGTTTGGTTTGCTTATTTACGGTTCGGTTCACAGTTAGAGAACTGTCTTGAGATTAATGATTCGGTTATTTCCAGTTCGGTACTGTTCAGTGGTTTGGTTTACAGTTAATAATGAACAGTCCTACGTAAAAGGCTATTGAATGGAATAAATCTTCTCTTTTTTCTTCGAAAAATCAGTAGCTGTTAGTGGCCGAGGTCCTAAGATACTATGCTCTGCGATGTATTTTAGAGTATTGGTTAATCTGTTTAAAATGGTTTGTCATAATAAACTGCAAAGGTGAAAGGATTAGAACATTACGATAGTAAGAAGTGACATTTAACAGTTTCAAGTTCAATTGATGAATTAAGACACGATGTTTATCAAGTTCAAATAAGACCTTGGGATCTTGttcttttgactttttttttttttttgaagaagctaaagaatgacttttatttttaatatatttttagttcatAAAGAAATGTTTGCACCATAAGGAGGGTTGATAAGATCTTGTTTTCTAAAATcgtttcttatttttatttttaaaacttacGTTAACTTTATTTACAAACAAGGAGATATAGACTCTTGAAATGAACAATTATGGttttttgaaaacaatgaaaataCCATAAAATTGTTATTTCTAAATAGCATTTCATCTTCTTTTCATCACAATTGTTCATTTCAAGAGTCTCGTCTTTTTATTGGCAAGTTAACATGAACATTGATGGTGCTAGGTTAGTTCTTTGATAAATTTTTGAGAGGACTCCCAAGTCCCAACAAGTAATGTATTAAGAGGCCTAAGGCAAATTTACTAATTAGGTTTTTTTAAGTCCATAAATTTTATAAGGAGAAGCACTAaattttgatataaattttatattctaTATTAAATACGTTTTAGTATATATAACTGTTTATTAAATGAATATGTAGttgattttgtttaatatttattttcttattgatAATGAAgtcaattgattttaatagTTGTTGATGACAATTTgttaaggaaaatgttatttaGTAAGAAATTTCTTGCAAGAAAGACAACAATTTATGTGACAACATTTTTAATTGGTCAACTTCCTTATGTGAttcttccttatttttaacTAGTACTTTctcccgtgcgatgcacgggatATACCCCCGATAAATATAAGTGAAGTACCCGTAAGAAAATAAAGATCTACTCAATGGGGCCACATTCATCAAATGACTCATCTCGTAAAACTATACAATGTTCTCTTTAGGGCCTCCATGTATCTTTTACAcctaaaaaattcaattttgccgcagaaatcaaatttttttctagttcaaattcaggaaaaattcaCTTAACAGAAACcgttttttttcaaggcaaaaaaaaattgattcgtagaaaccgaagtttttattgaagggcaaaaaagtaaaatcctgAAAGGGAAAAAGAACCATGACGCCTAAAGAGAACACATCTATACAAACCCGTAAGCAGGATTGATAATTGACATATAGGTCCAGAAATTGTTCGTGGCCTATTTACTAATAGTGCAAGTTCAATTTACtcataaaatttcataaacaatCTTAGTATTTAACAGTGGGCAAGCTGTTTCAAAtccattaaaagaaaaaaaactacattCCAAACTTGTTAATCTTCGATATTGTTATTAGGGCTCGGTATGTGGGttagcccgccccgtttaacccgcccagcataaacccgcatattaaacggggcgaacaagcccgtcggcaaatataaacgagttataatattaagtcCAAGTCCGGTCCGCATAAAcccgcgggttaaacggttaacccgcggactattaccaaaaaaaaaaaaaaaatcactttttttcaaaaaataaactaaattagtaaaatattgatataatgaaagcttaaaaaatatatattattaataattttatgttataacatataaattgtaactaacaaataaaaacaaataaagtttgtgatatcattgagtttatctatcttctctttgtaagtaatgcaactaaaatcaaattcaactgattcttatcgtcatttttgtaccgtccattttagtgagaaaaactttctacatgtacccaaaaaagcataaaaagattaacagattcaacttaactaaatcacatcaaggtaaccaaattattcaaaacataatagcggaaaatacccccaagaaaaataactacccatttggacatgtatcttttaaatactagcaaatgtatatataagacaaagtaaaagatagtgaaaaagaacaaaagattataagtagaagaacatCCCCGAatcctgatgttttgtgttgttgtctacttgattaaaattggagtgtgttgttgctttttataattaggatttagactaagtttttttttttttgtggttaaaaaagttgaatttggacatggaccaagttacaagttatttatatccgataaattttgtaattaattatatataaaaaaaagtaaggcgggccacgggctaacccgcgaacttaacccgcataacccgcggttttaacggtccaacccacacgagcaaaaatataaacgggccaaaaaaaaTTGGCCTTAAGTCCGTGTGGGCTGCGGGTTAACCGGGTcggcccgcggaccttggtccgtatacccgGCTCTAATTGTTAtgacatctatatatataaatcctagatagttgtggaattgcatatctaaaccctaatccacaaaccaatgaaaacctttcatttagtcacatcatccacttacattcatttaatgtggggtaataattgtaattattattattattattattattattattattttgggttattattcattttaaatgtttttgttcattttattattttgtgtattttattgtctttttttcaaaaaatttaatgtttttgttaataatcttttgtccaatctttataaatataagaagttggtcgattgtcaggactactttctaatgttagtaaaaaaaatagataaaataaattttactaattgTTGTTATGCCctatatgatttttatcatattcgatatttgagtatgagttaagttggtttatctttgctccaataagtttcaaattaatataaatgtcaaattcgataatacagtagttttttcgtaagagataatgaagtagtttatccaactcagaatcctccaatgagatttataatataaataaaaacttatgttccaacatcgattgttttccatggtcaattatatgttatcatttccatagttattttgaagaatgagttaaagatattgctaatcaatgttaatgaagaagataccaaagtaacttcaaatgtgatgtataaataagttttttaaatgtatatatatatatatatatatatatatatatatatatatatatatatatatatatatatatatatatatatatatatatatatatatatatatatatatatatatatatatatataattcctagatagttgtgcaaccactaatctaactcTAATCCACGTCAGtcacttatatccaattaaaccactcaataatgtcacatcacttctacttacatcattgtcatctctatacacttttttatatgcctacatttatatacctattacttttcattatacacccactcaactaataataatatgttttactaaattatacgcactaattaatcttttatactatatattgaattatagtgtccaattaagaatcaaatgcacaatgtacgagtatgaccacaaaccgttttcatagcgacatgacaatttatggattaccaacttattttggtagacgcaataggatccattgtaatcttttcgaaatgtataaacacatctttaatatctatcttatatttacatcacttttttattattattattttgttgttgttgatgttattattataattttcataatacttattgtttcaatttatacgaatgatttttcaacattacaatataaaataccgcataatacccgtgcatcgcacgggtgtgggactagtaaaatacaatttcataaaataaaattgagaaaaaaatttacTCCATTAGACTAAACCAAAATAAGAACAACAAATTGGCACTATGATAATTAACTTCCTTAACcaataactaaataaataaataaacaataattatcACTTTACAAATTGAATATCATGAATATCCATCTCATTGATATACACAAAGGTATTAGTTATGAACTAATAACTGAAAAG from Trifolium pratense cultivar HEN17-A07 linkage group LG5, ARS_RC_1.1, whole genome shotgun sequence encodes:
- the LOC123887335 gene encoding 60S ribosomal protein L27-like; translated protein: MVKFLKPNKAVIILQGRYAGKKAVIVKNFDDGTRERAYGHALVTGIKKYPAKVIKKDSAKKTAKKSRVKAFVKLVNYQHLMPTRYTLDVDLKEVVTVDVLQSKDKKVTALKEAKKRFEERFKTGKNRWFFTKLRF